The proteins below are encoded in one region of Helianthus annuus cultivar XRQ/B chromosome 2, HanXRQr2.0-SUNRISE, whole genome shotgun sequence:
- the LOC110921375 gene encoding TVP38/TMEM64 family membrane protein slr0305 isoform X1 translates to MTYKENSDVVTLIKIAIEEPRDDYVALTETEELGGGCCGGGGGGCGGFWWWIKLVVVIIFVGFCGVCFFLWIGPFLMNKGIIPVLNWETETFSKPLLTVLVFGSVALFPTVFIPSTPSMWVAGMSFGYGFGFLLIIGGVTIGASLPYFIGSLFYHKIQGWLERYPKKASFLKLAGEGNWFNQFRAVALLRISPFPYMVYNYIAVATDVKFGPYLLGTLLGMVPEIFVAICTGIMIRTLADASDDQQTLSVPQIICTVFGFVLTVVTTVVVTVYSKRRLSDLQKDEEQLLLQ, encoded by the exons ATGACTTATAAGGAGAACAGTGATGTTGTTACGTTGATAAAGATCGCAATTGAAGAACCCAGAGATGATTACGTGGCATTGACCGAAACAGAGGAGTTGGGTGGTGGTTGttgcggcggcggtggtggtggttgtggtgggttTTGGTGGTGGATAAAGCTTGTGGTTGTGATTATCTTTGTGGGTTTTTGTGGGGTTTGTTTCTTTTTATGGATTGGACCTTTTTTGATGAATAAG GGGATTATTCCAGTATTGAATTGGGAAACAGAGACTTTTAGCAAACCACTGTTGACAGTTTTGGTATTTGGTTCAGTGGCTTTGTTTCCAACAGTGTTTATACCGTCTACTCCGTCGATGTGGGTGGCCGGAATGAGCTTCGGGTATGGTTTCGGGTTCCTTCTGATCATCGGTGGAGTGACGATCGGTGCTTCACTTCCTTATTTTATTGGGTCTCTCTTTTACCACAAGATTCAA GGGTGGTTAGAAAGGTACCCGAAGAAGGCTTCATTCTTGAAGTTAGCAGGTGAGGGAAACTGGTTTAACCAATTTAGAGCGGTCGCCTTATTGCGAATATCACCCTTCCCATATATGGTCTACAATTACATTGCCGTAGCAACTGATGTTAAATTCGGTCCCTATTTGTTGGGAACATTATTGGGAATGGTGCCTGAGATCTTCGTTGCAATATGCAC GGGTATAATGATCCGGACATTGGCGGACGCTTCAGATGATCAACAGACGCTTTCCGTGCCACAGATTATTTGTACGGTTTTTGGGTTTGTGTTAACTGTTGTAACCACTGTGGTGGTTACGGTTTACTCTAAAAGACGGTTGAGTGACTTGCAGAAGGATGAAGAACAGCTACTGCTGCAGTAA
- the LOC110921375 gene encoding uncharacterized protein LOC110921375 isoform X2 has product MTYKENSDVVTLIKIAIEEPRDDYVALTETEELGGGCCGGGGGGCGGFWWWIKLVVVIIFVGFCGVCFFLWIGPFLMNKGIIPVLNWETETFSKPLLTVLVFGSVALFPTVFIPSTPSMWVAGMSFGYGFGFLLIIGGVTIGASLPYFIGSLFYHKIQGWLERYPKKASFLKLAGV; this is encoded by the exons ATGACTTATAAGGAGAACAGTGATGTTGTTACGTTGATAAAGATCGCAATTGAAGAACCCAGAGATGATTACGTGGCATTGACCGAAACAGAGGAGTTGGGTGGTGGTTGttgcggcggcggtggtggtggttgtggtgggttTTGGTGGTGGATAAAGCTTGTGGTTGTGATTATCTTTGTGGGTTTTTGTGGGGTTTGTTTCTTTTTATGGATTGGACCTTTTTTGATGAATAAG GGGATTATTCCAGTATTGAATTGGGAAACAGAGACTTTTAGCAAACCACTGTTGACAGTTTTGGTATTTGGTTCAGTGGCTTTGTTTCCAACAGTGTTTATACCGTCTACTCCGTCGATGTGGGTGGCCGGAATGAGCTTCGGGTATGGTTTCGGGTTCCTTCTGATCATCGGTGGAGTGACGATCGGTGCTTCACTTCCTTATTTTATTGGGTCTCTCTTTTACCACAAGATTCAA GGGTGGTTAGAAAGGTACCCGAAGAAGGCTTCATTCTTGAAGTTAGCAG GGGTATAA